In Topomyia yanbarensis strain Yona2022 chromosome 2, ASM3024719v1, whole genome shotgun sequence, one DNA window encodes the following:
- the LOC131685391 gene encoding uncharacterized protein LOC131685391, with protein sequence MSEPDFSNPTLMDDLKQEYEDSFDNDGQPIQDYCDDGVEQEDDNQAGSSFNDSTALASTSTEYQMQRKYTLQDLHPTLKDPRCDPNWPLANLWPVFVSNFRCADVTKLDFSLRRFFASKGLFVRWWFQQTDDYYREFQTRAGLYDMLVYFVSEKDAQLAIERCNRTIFEAYTLNVLDGREPVYFPADRTIYFKNMKSGFVFSQQFFEKHMARYGHVVCAVKYDIKTGAVEYRGTQGKHKARNAQRLWNAVPVPNDLKKQRYLEDDLRHNIQQCLQNYPDVLKVNENDAVTRWALGDPNESLLLQSHNTGRQYVAKPLRRGPTKSQTIKIQSRNDKKAQRRIYEDLRAGVQPRCYQKAKTAKKRFRKMLEAAKQEMGMNTGSPTGPYEFCL encoded by the coding sequence ATGTCGGAACCGGATTTTAGCAACCCAACTTTGATGGACGACCTGAAGCAGGAATATGAGGATTCATTCGACAACGATGGACAACCAATCCAAGATTATTGCGACGATGGGGTTGAACAGGAGGATGATAACCAAGCTGGCAGTTCTTTTAATGATTCCACTGCCCTGGCTAGCACTTCGACAGAGTATCAAATGCAGCGAAAATATACATTGCAGGATTTGCATCCTACATTGAAGGATCCTCGCTGTGACCCGAACTGGCCGCTGGCGAATCTCTGGCCCGTGTTTGTGAGCAATTTTCGCTGTGCTGATGTCACGAAGCTAGATTTTTCACTTCGGAGATTCTTTGCCTCCAAAGGGCTGTTCGTACGCTGGTGGTTTCAACAAACGGATGACTATTATCGGGAGTTCCAGACACGTGCTGGATTGTATGACATGTTAGTGTATTTCGTTTCAGAAAAGGACGCCCAACTGGCTATTGAACGATGTAATCGGACCATATTCGAAGCCTACACGCTAAATGTGTTGGACGGGCGTGAACCAGTCTACTTTCCAGCGGATCGTACcatttactttaaaaatatgaaatcagGTTTTGTGTTCAGCCAACAATTTTTCGAGAAGCACATGGCCCGCTACGGTCATGTTGTGTGCGCAGTAAAATATGACATTAAAACCGGAGCGGTAGAATACCGCGGTACGCAAGGTAAGCACAAGGCTCGAAATGCCCAGCGCTTATGGAATGCAGTTCCTGTGCCCAACGATTTAAAGAAACAGCGATATCTGGAAGATGATTTGCGACATAATATTCAACAGTGTCTTCAAAACTATCCCGATGTACTTAAAGTGAACGAGAATGATGCAGTAACACGCTGGGCACTAGGTGACCCCAATGAATCTTTGCTACTACAATCACACAACACTGGTCGACAATACGTTGCTAAACCGCTACGAAGAGGACCAACAAAATCCCAAACCATAAAGATTCAGAGtagaaatgataaaaaagcGCAACGTAGAATCTATGAAGATTTACGCGCCGGTGTGCAGCCGAGATGTTACCAGAAAGCAAAGACCGCCAAAAAACGATTTCGCAAAATGCTTGAAGCGGCCAAGCAAGAAATGGGAATGAATACTGGTTCTCCAACAGGACCTTATGAGTTCTGCCTATAA